A single Anopheles arabiensis isolate DONGOLA chromosome 2, AaraD3, whole genome shotgun sequence DNA region contains:
- the LOC120901437 gene encoding glycerol-3-phosphate acyltransferase 1, mitochondrial isoform X1, giving the protein MLGILEVLLFLCIIGYFFNKERAIDMVDIISNRVQEAYGSFRLPSVFGPGTDAQPNGGFSTYSMLKRFGEAGRRQRQLNVDNDRMVRQQSLFHIKETPIPQVQPELKPIPGLACPHCSPAESRPQLGADDRRRSAIDILRVTTHAGEQYARVHNPGKFDWGVWCPHLAQATRVRRFSYPQVAGAVLPDERVQEALDTAVKESINDKRAELGLAENDESFDEDRYYSEMLRSHERRAGKILIGMRSKISNLVLRITSWVLYKLLPCFMSGVAAHPAQVDMIKRAIEKHPDVPLIFLPLHRSHLDYIMVSFILLNNDIKCPLVAGGDNLRIPVFGSILRYDGAFFIKRKIDPLTGKKDHVYRAILHTYLQKCLTAGHNVEFFIEGGRTRTGKPCMPKSGILSVIVDAFNDKSIADALIVPVSINYEKLVDGNFVREQLGQKKIPESFASAASAIMKVLKARYGLMRIDFNEPFSLSELIKSLRKSDTAHNYTPEMRRLQHKPSSSSLFGTDVVQEEQDQRQLIDNIARHVVYDSARATSVMTTNALAFLLLNRFRDGAPLSILVEALDELRAVLNGVRDLGFTGSSEDVIRYAADLLGPGLVTKESRNGQLFVKPVVMIPNVIELSYYSNCLIPHFALESIVVTCAGLLKREAERNSSTDRHDHADEVTVGRRALLAACMEFAELLMYEFILCKPCQKLETVLENTLQELCLREILSQPEQELTEDQVMARKLAHNLECDGLDVDDDELDDYFDDQHNSTNGGGGGRPYRAVDDDVTRIHFPAETHCNRLVLESVLAPFTNTYSAVASSLHQLLDGNAMVESEFIRLCIKEISTRVELGDCKYGESISTDTVRNCLKVFEKRSYIETTNNSGVRLVSLQPPFDTMAELQTIVQQVHTFVPV; this is encoded by the exons ATGCTGGGAATTTTGGAAGTGTTGCTGTTCCTTTGTATCATCGGATACTTCTTCAACAAAGAAcg GGCAATCGATATGGTGGACATCATATCGAACCGCGTTCAGGAGGCGTACGGATCCTTCCGCTTGCCGAGCGTGTTTGGGCCGGGCACGGACGCCCAACCGAATGGAGGCTTTTCGACCTACTCGATGCTGAAGCGCTTCGGCGAGGCTGGACGGCGCCAGCGTCAGTTGAATGTGGATAATGATAGAATG GTGCGACAGCAAAGTCTCTTCCACATAAAGGAAACGCCGATCCCGCAAGTGCAACCGGAATTGAAACCAATTCCTGGCCTGGCATGTCCCCATTGCTCGCCAGCAGAAAGC CGTCCACAGCTTGGTGCGGACGATCGACGGCGCAGCGCGATTGACATACTGCGCGTAACGACGCACGCCGGTGAGCAGTATGCGCGCGTGCACAATCCGGGCAAGTTCGACTGGGGCGTCTGGTGTCCGCATCTGGCGCAGGCCACCCGTGTGCGCCGCTTCTCGTACCCGCAGGTGGCCGGTGCCGTCCTGCCCGACGAACGGGTGCAGGAAGCGCTGGATACGGCGGTCAAGGAATCGATCAATGACAAACGGGCCGAACTGGGGCTGGCGGAGAATGACGAAAGCTTCGACGAGGATCGCTACTACAGTGAGATGCTTCGCAGCCATGAACGAAGGGCGGGCAAG ATCCTGATCGGCATGCGCTCGAAGATCTCGAACCTCGTGCTGCGCATTACCTCCTGGGTGCTGTATAAGCTGCTGCCCTGCTTCATGTCGGGGGTGGCCGCCCATCCCGCCCAGGTGGACATGATAAAGCGCGCCATCGAGAAGCACCCGGACGTGCCGCTTATCTTTCTGCCACTTCACCGCAGCCATCTGGATTACATTATGGTGAGCTTCATACTGCTGAACAACGACATCAAGTGTCCGCTGGTCGCCGGTGGGGACAATCTGCGCATCCCCGTGTTCGGCAGCATTCTGCGCTACGACGGTGCGTTCTTTATCAAGCGCAAGATTGACCCGCTCACGGGCAAGAAGGATCACGTGTACCGGGCGATCCTGCACACCTACCTGCAGAAGTGCCTGACCGCCGGGCACAATGTGGAATTTTTCATCGAAGGTGGCCGTACGCGCACGGGCAAACCCTGCATGCCAAAG AGTGGCATTCTTTCGGTGATTGTCGATGCATTCAACGATAAAAGTATTGCCGATGCGCTGATCGTTCCCGTCTCGATCAACTACGAGAAGCTGGTCGATGGAAACTTTGTGCGGGAGCAGCTGGGACAGAAGAAAATTCCGGAAAGCTTCGCCTCGGCTGCGTCCGCCATCATGAAGGTGCTGAAAGCCCGGTACGGGCTGATGAGGATCGACTTCAACGAACCGTTCTCGCTAAGCGAGCTGATCAAATCGCTCCGCAAATCGGACACCGCGCACAATTACACGCCAGAGATGCG ACGATTGCAGCACAAACCATCTTCCTCCTCGCTGTTCGGCACGGACGTGGTGCAGGAAGAGCAGGACCAGCGGCAGCTAATTGACAACATTGCGCGGCACGTCGTGTACGACAGTGCGCGGGCCACCTCCGTCATGACGACCAACGCGCTAGCATTCCTGTTGCTGAACCGTTTCCGCGACGGTGCGCCGCTCTCGATACTGGTGGAAGCGCTCGATGAGCTGCGCGCCGTGCTGAACGGTGTGCGCGATCTCGGTTTCACCGGCTCGTCCGAGGACGTCATTCGGTACGCGGCCGACCTGCTCGGCCCGGGTCTGGTAACGAAGGAAAGCCGCAATGGGCAGCTGTTCGTCAAACCGGTGGTGATGATTCCGAACGTGATCGAGCTGTCCTACTATTCGAACTGTCTCATACCGCACTTTGCGCTGGAATCGATCGTCGTCACGTGTGCCGGCTTGTTGAAGCGTGAAGCGGAACGGAACAGCAGCACGGACCGGCACGATCACGCGGACGAGGTGACGGTCGGGCGGCGGGCGCTGCTGGCGGCGTGCATGGAGTTTGCCGAGCTGCTGATGTACGAGTTCATCCTGTGCAAACCGTGCCAGAAGCTGGAAACCGTGCTCGAGAACACGCTGCAGGAGCTATGCCTGCGGGAAATCCTGTCCCAGCCGGAGCAGGAGCTCACCGAGGACCAGGTGATGGCACGCAAGCTGGCCCACAATCTGGAGTGCGACGGGCTGGACGTGGACGACGACGAGCTGGACGATTATTTCGACGATCAGCACAACTCCACcaacggtggcggcggtggtcgGCCGTACCGGGCGGTGGACGACGATGTGACGCGGATACATTTCCCGGCCGAAACGCACTGCAACCGGCTGGTGCTGGAGTCGGTACTGGCGCCCTTCACCAACACATACTCAGCGGTGGCGTCGTCGCTGCACCAGCTCTTGGACGGCAACGCGATGGTGGAATCGGAGTTCATTCGGCTGTGCATCAAAGAGATCAGCACGCGGGTTGAGCTGGGAGACTGTAAATATG GCGAAAGCATATCCACCGATACAGTGCGAAACTGCCTGAAGGTGTTCGAGAAGCGCTCGTACATCGAAACCACAAACAACAGCGGCGTGCGGTTGGTGTCGCTGCAGCCTCCCTTCGACACGATGGCGGAACTGCAAACCATAGTACAACAGGTGCACACGTTCGTGCCAGTTTAG